In a genomic window of Diadema setosum chromosome 3, eeDiaSeto1, whole genome shotgun sequence:
- the LOC140226446 gene encoding histone H2B.2, embryonic, which yields MAPPSGQVAKKGSKKAAKAPRPNADKKRRRKRKESYGIYIYKVLKQVHPDTGISSRAMSIMNSFVNDIFERIAAEAARLGQYNKKSTISSREVQTAVRLLLPGELAKHAVSEGTKAVTKYTTSK from the coding sequence ATGGCTCCTCCATCCGGACAAGTTGCCAAGAAGGGTTCCAAGAAAGCTGCCAAGGCTCCCCGGCCCAATGCCGACAAGAAGAGgcgtaggaagaggaaggagagctacggcatctacatctacaaggttctgaagcaagtccacccagatactggaatttcGAGTCGCGCCATGTCCATCATGAACAGCTTCGTCAACGACATTTTCGAACGCATCGCCGCCGAAGCTGCACGTCTCGGTCAGTACAACAAGAAGTCGACCATCAGCAGCCGTGAAGTGCAGACCGCAGTGCGCCTCCTTCTCCCCGGAGAACTGGCAAAGCACGCCGTCAGCGAGGGCACCAAAGCTGTCACCAAGTACACTACATCCAAGTAG